The window CCTTAATTGATGAACTTTTTGCCTGTAAAACCCCTAACTTTAGCGTGAGCGGAAAACCAATTATTCAAACCATTACATTAATGGAATTGGATAAAAAATTTGACAAATAGAAGAGCTAACACTTGGGGCTAAAGATTAAGGATTAAAGAGTAGAAATTGCAGACTGTTGAGCGCAGCAGAAAAAGCTTAAAATATAAATAGCATAACTTAAATGAATAACATATATATCCCACCAGTAGTAAAAAATCTACTGATTATTAATATCCTTTTTTTTATCGGAACCTGGTTACTTACCTCAAGAGGTATTTTTTTAGAAGATTCTTTAGCCGTTTATTATTTTGATTCTCCTAAATTCAAAATTTGGCAGGTAATTACTTACATGTTTATGCATGGCGGAATGGCACATATATTTTTCAATATGTTCGCCCTATATACATTTGGCAGCCTTTTAGAAACGAAATGGGGACCTAAGAAATTTATTATTTTCTATTTTATAACAGGCTTGGGTGCGCTATTTTTACAATGGGCAATACAAGCTTACGAAGTTCATCAGATTTTAGGAACTTTTACAAACCAAGGAAAAATTAACTTAGAAGCCTTATTTACAGGGCAGTTTAATACCAGTGTAATGAATATGGCGCAGGCTACAACCTTTAGAGGGATCTATTTTGGAGGAATGCTTGGTGCTTCTGGTGCAATTTTCGGATTGCTTGTTGCTTTCGGCATGTTGTATCCAAACGCTGAATTATTTATCATGTTTATTCCAGTTCCGGTAAAAGCTAAATACATTATTCCAATTTATATTTTAATTGAATTATCTTTAGGTGTTGCACAAATAGAAGGAGATTCTGTTGCCCATTACGCACACTTAGGCGGTGCACTTATTGGCTTCATTTTAGTTAAACTTTGGAAAGATAAAAAGGACACATTTTATACATTGTATGAATAATAATATTTTTAAAGAGGTTAAACAAAAGGTTTTTCAATCCAGCAATCCCTTGTTTTTTTACATGGGTGTTAATGCTATTTTATTTCTTTTTGTAGCAATAACTACTGTATTTATCTGGCTTAGCGGAAATAATTTTGATATCAGCTTTTGCGTTAGAGAATACCTTGGCTTGCCTGCAGAAATTTCTAAACTGCCAGAACGTTTTTATACAGTAGTAACCTACATGTTTTTCCATGAGGGCTTTTTACACCTCTTGTTTAATATGATTGGCCTTTACTGGTTTGGCAATATTTTCATGAATTTTTTAGCGACCAAACAATTTCACTTTGTATACATTGTTGGCGGCTTAATGGGTGCATTTTTTTATGTAGCAGGGCTGAATATATTTCCGGTTTTTGCAGGAGGATTGTCTGGCGCAACCGTAATCGGGTCATCAGCTGCAGTTATGGCTATTATTACTGCAACAGCAACACTTGTTCCTAATTATGCAGTAATGATGCTATTTATAGGTGAAGTAAAAATTAAATGGATAGCAATTGTTTATTTTATAATTTCATTTATTGGTTTAAGTTCGGCAAATGCCGGAGGAAACTTTTCGCATATTGGTGGTGCCATTTTAGGGTTTGTTTTTATTAAAAGCTTACAAGGTGGAAACGACTGGAGTAAAATATTCGAACGGAAATCAAAATTAAAGGTTGTAGTAAATGATCAACCCATAAAAAAATCAAGTTTTAAAGGTGTTTCACAACAAGAAATTGATGCCATATTAGACAAGATTTCTA is drawn from Pedobacter mucosus and contains these coding sequences:
- a CDS encoding rhomboid family intramembrane serine protease, giving the protein MNNIYIPPVVKNLLIINILFFIGTWLLTSRGIFLEDSLAVYYFDSPKFKIWQVITYMFMHGGMAHIFFNMFALYTFGSLLETKWGPKKFIIFYFITGLGALFLQWAIQAYEVHQILGTFTNQGKINLEALFTGQFNTSVMNMAQATTFRGIYFGGMLGASGAIFGLLVAFGMLYPNAELFIMFIPVPVKAKYIIPIYILIELSLGVAQIEGDSVAHYAHLGGALIGFILVKLWKDKKDTFYTLYE
- a CDS encoding rhomboid family intramembrane serine protease — its product is MNNNIFKEVKQKVFQSSNPLFFYMGVNAILFLFVAITTVFIWLSGNNFDISFCVREYLGLPAEISKLPERFYTVVTYMFFHEGFLHLLFNMIGLYWFGNIFMNFLATKQFHFVYIVGGLMGAFFYVAGLNIFPVFAGGLSGATVIGSSAAVMAIITATATLVPNYAVMMLFIGEVKIKWIAIVYFIISFIGLSSANAGGNFSHIGGAILGFVFIKSLQGGNDWSKIFERKSKLKVVVNDQPIKKSSFKGVSQQEIDAILDKISTSGYDKLSAMEKEKLFKASKD